The region GTCCTGCTGAGTATACTGGAATTCCTCCATAAGCTGCTGATAACCAAGAGCTTCTTCCAGCGGATTAAGGTCTGCACGCTGGACATTCTCGATGATCGCGATTTCAAGAGCTTCCTTGTCGGATACATCGTGAATCAGAACAGGAACTTCATGAAGTCCGGCGCGCTGGGCCGCGCGCCAACGGCGTTCACCGGCAATCAGCTCGTAGGAATCCGTCTCATCCGCAACCGGACGCACAAGAATTGGCTGGACGATGCCCTTCTCCTTGATGGAGTTTGTCAGATCCGTCAGATCATCTTCAGCAAAGGTCTTGCGCGGGTTACGCGGGTTGGCGCGGACAAATTCGATTGGAATACGCCGCTGGGTCCGGGACCGCTCAATCGCTTCCGCCTCCGAATCGATATCGCCCATCAATGCAGCCAGGCCACGCCCCAACCGTTTCCGAGACTCATCCGCCATTTTGCCTCATCCCCAATCACTATTCATCGTCATTACGTATACGAATCTAATATACGTAAGTTATTGATTTTATTTACTAAGCAGCTCTAAGTGTCTTCTCACGCTGAATGACTTCAGACGCCAGCTTCAAATAAGCCTGGCTGCCTGTACACTTCAGATCATAGAGCAGAGCAGGTTTTCCATAA is a window of Coralliovum pocilloporae DNA encoding:
- a CDS encoding ParB/RepB/Spo0J family partition protein, whose amino-acid sequence is MADESRKRLGRGLAALMGDIDSEAEAIERSRTQRRIPIEFVRANPRNPRKTFAEDDLTDLTNSIKEKGIVQPILVRPVADETDSYELIAGERRWRAAQRAGLHEVPVLIHDVSDKEALEIAIIENVQRADLNPLEEALGYQQLMEEFQYTQQDLADVIAKSRSHVANTLRLLKLPNSVQDYLSEGLLTAGHARALITSDEPAALAEQIVEHGLSVREAERLGQEGLPEAKPKAPKKEKDADTKALEKALSDALGMKVSISHKDNETGSVQIKYKSLDQLEDLSKRLQG